GAGTTTGGGCTGGGCGTTGAACATGATTGGAGTAAAGCGTTTCAGCAGTTGTATCGCGGATTCAAGCAACAGGCCAAACAGGCTGAACGTAAGGCCGATAGCTCCCGTGTCCAGAATACGAAACCATCGTTGCCCTTGACGGCTTACGCAGGGGCTTATACTGACCCCTTATATGGTACAATTGATGTAACCTTAAAAGATGGTCGATTGTATGCGTCCATGAATAACGTACTCACCGGCTACCTCGATCATTGGCATTTCGATACGTTTCGACTTACATACGATCAATTCTGGAACGGCAAAGATGCCATCAGCTTCATCCTCGATCAGCGGGGAAAAGTTGCTAAAATAACAGGCGGGGGTATGGAGCTAACGAAAGCCCCTGAAACACCCGATAAGCCGATCTCGACCCGATAGATGGTCAACTAGGGTCAGGTCTTGTCAAGAATCGTTAGGCTGGTGAGCATTTCTGACGACTCTTGATAAGACCCGCCCCCTTTCACTGAAAAATAGGCTACAAAAAGAATTTTTAAAATACGTGAACATTTTTGAAAAATTAAATGTATATACATCAAATACCTTAACATATAATTTTCAAAATACATACAACTATGGCAACGGAAACCGCCACTACGACAACCTGGGCAATCGATCCTTCACACTCTGAAGTACAATTTAAAGTAAAACACCTCGTTATTTCGACCGTTACAGGCTCGTTTGGTGCCTTTGAAGGAACGGTAGAAAGCGAAGGTGATGATTTCAGCAACGCAAAAGTTTCTTTCTCGGCCGATATTGACAGCATCAGCACGGGTCATGAGCAACGGGATGGGCACCTGAAATCAGCCGATTTCTTTGATGCCGAAAATCACCCAAAACTGACATTCGTATCGACCAGCATGACGAAAGTTGACGACGATACCTATACTGTCACTGGCGATCTGACCATTCGGGGTACTACGAAACCTATAACACTGAAAGCGGAATACGGCGGTCAGATGGGCGATTTCTATGGTCAGACCAAAGCCGGTTTTGAACTGTCGGGTATCATCAAACGGAAAGAATTTGGCCTGTCGTGGGATGCTGTTACTGAAGCGGGTGGCGTCGTTGTAAGCGACGATGTGAAACTTGTCCTGAACATCCAATTGACGAAACAGAGCTAATCGGCTCAGAGATATATACAACCTGATTGAGGTAAATTCCGGTAAAGATGGGCAACTTTCTTTCCGGAATTTTTTATTTCATTCACAATGTATATCAAAACGATCTTACTGATTTAACCGAGTTTTCTGGGTAATTCGTATTTTGGGCTACCAATCAACCTACTATGCGTGTTACACTTCTCCTACTGATTTACATCGCTAGTGTACAGACACTGGCCGCTCAACCAACCAAGTCAACCAGTCGCCATTTCGATATACTTATCCGCAACGGCCTGATTTACGATGGATCGGGGCAATCTCCTAAATTGGGAGACATTGGAATACAGGGTGATCGGGTCGTGGCTATCGGGAAATTAGCCGGAACAAAGGCAACAACCGTCATCGATGCAAAAGGCAAAGC
This window of the Spirosoma aerolatum genome carries:
- a CDS encoding YceI family protein, whose product is MATETATTTTWAIDPSHSEVQFKVKHLVISTVTGSFGAFEGTVESEGDDFSNAKVSFSADIDSISTGHEQRDGHLKSADFFDAENHPKLTFVSTSMTKVDDDTYTVTGDLTIRGTTKPITLKAEYGGQMGDFYGQTKAGFELSGIIKRKEFGLSWDAVTEAGGVVVSDDVKLVLNIQLTKQS